The Kineococcus mangrovi genome includes a window with the following:
- a CDS encoding YbaK/EbsC family protein: MHRNAVAVARALREAGAEGEVVELTASARTAVQAAQALGCPVGAIADSRVFLADGEPVLVLTSGAHRVDVDATAAALGVSELARPKAPAVRAATGQPVGGVSPVGHPRHLRTVIDVDLLRYDVVWAAAGTPHAVFPTSFAELVRLCDAEPAHVG; this comes from the coding sequence GTGCACCGCAACGCAGTCGCCGTGGCCCGCGCGTTGCGCGAGGCCGGGGCCGAGGGGGAGGTGGTCGAGCTCACCGCCTCCGCACGGACGGCGGTCCAGGCCGCGCAGGCGCTCGGTTGCCCCGTCGGGGCCATCGCCGACAGCCGGGTGTTCCTCGCCGACGGCGAGCCGGTGCTCGTCCTGACCAGCGGCGCTCACCGCGTCGACGTCGACGCGACGGCCGCGGCCCTGGGGGTCTCCGAACTCGCCCGGCCCAAGGCGCCCGCCGTGCGGGCCGCGACGGGTCAGCCCGTCGGCGGGGTGTCGCCCGTGGGGCACCCCCGCCACCTGCGCACCGTGATCGACGTCGACCTGCTGCGCTACGACGTCGTGTGGGCCGCGGCGGGCACCCCGCACGCCGTGTTCCCCACGAGCTTCGCCGAGCTCGTCCGCCTGTGCGACGCCGAACCCGCCCACGTCGGCTGA
- a CDS encoding MFS transporter: protein MSQPVTVSERLDALPFTSRHRRLLLGSGVGWALDAFDVGLVAYVLLALRMQWNLTATEQSWIASVGFAGMALGATLGGLLADRIGRRQVFALTLLVYGLATGAAALSWSLAALLVFRFLVGLGLGAELPVASTLVSEFAPRRIRGRVVVVLEAFWAVGWTLAALVGFWLVPTSDDGWRWALALGALPALYAVVVRWGLPESVRFLLSRGRTGEAARVVREFEAAAGRASDAPLVPDPPPVAGRGIWSGGLRRRTAGLWIVWFFVNFSYYGAFTWIPSLLLDDGFTLVRSLEFTLLITLAQLPGYAVAAILVETWGRRRTLSVFLLGSAVSALAYAGADTPGSILAAGMALSFCNLGAWGALYAVTPEVYPTSVRGRGTGAAAGFGRIASILAPLSVPFLSDGGGRPLVFVVFGVAFAVAASASFLLPERRGLALD, encoded by the coding sequence GTGAGCCAGCCCGTCACCGTCTCCGAACGTCTCGACGCGCTGCCGTTCACCTCCCGGCACCGCCGTCTGCTGCTGGGGTCGGGGGTGGGCTGGGCGCTCGACGCCTTCGACGTCGGTCTCGTCGCCTACGTCCTCCTCGCGCTCAGGATGCAGTGGAACCTCACCGCCACCGAGCAGTCCTGGATCGCCTCGGTGGGGTTCGCCGGGATGGCGCTCGGGGCGACGCTCGGTGGTCTGCTGGCCGACCGCATCGGCCGCCGGCAGGTGTTCGCCCTCACGCTGCTCGTCTACGGCCTGGCCACCGGCGCCGCCGCGTTGTCCTGGTCGCTGGCGGCCCTGCTCGTGTTCCGGTTCCTCGTGGGTCTCGGGCTCGGCGCCGAACTGCCCGTCGCCTCCACGCTGGTGAGCGAGTTCGCCCCGCGCCGCATCCGCGGCCGGGTCGTCGTGGTGCTCGAGGCGTTCTGGGCCGTGGGCTGGACGCTGGCCGCCCTCGTGGGTTTCTGGCTCGTCCCCACCTCCGACGACGGGTGGCGGTGGGCCCTCGCGCTGGGTGCGCTTCCGGCGCTGTACGCCGTGGTCGTGCGGTGGGGGTTGCCGGAGTCCGTGCGGTTCCTGCTGTCGCGGGGGCGGACCGGGGAGGCTGCGCGGGTCGTCCGGGAGTTCGAGGCGGCGGCGGGGCGGGCCTCGGACGCCCCGCTGGTGCCGGACCCGCCCCCGGTCGCGGGGCGGGGCATCTGGTCGGGGGGTCTGCGCCGCCGGACGGCCGGGTTGTGGATCGTGTGGTTCTTCGTGAACTTCAGCTACTACGGCGCCTTCACCTGGATCCCGAGCCTGCTCCTGGACGACGGGTTCACCCTCGTCCGGTCCCTGGAGTTCACCCTCCTCATCACCCTCGCCCAGCTGCCGGGGTACGCGGTGGCGGCAATCCTCGTCGAGACGTGGGGCCGGCGCCGGACGCTGTCGGTGTTCCTGCTGGGCTCGGCGGTCTCGGCCCTCGCCTACGCGGGTGCCGACACCCCGGGCTCGATCCTCGCGGCGGGGATGGCCCTGTCGTTCTGCAACCTCGGGGCGTGGGGGGCGCTGTACGCCGTGACGCCCGAGGTGTACCCGACGAGCGTCCGCGGGCGCGGCACCGGCGCGGCGGCGGGGTTCGGGCGGATCGCCTCGATCCTCGCGCCGCTGTCGGTGCCGTTCCTGTCCGACGGCGGCGGGAGGCCCCTCGTGTTCGTGGTGTTCGGCGTCGCGTTCGCCGTGGCGGCGTCGGCGAGCTTCCTGCTGCCCGAACGGCGTGGGCTGGCCCTGGACTGA
- a CDS encoding SDR family NAD(P)-dependent oxidoreductase — MTADRGVDPVLVLGGRSEIGLEVADRLVRAGARTVVLAARRSGELTAETARLEDLGATVETVEFDADDLPSHGPLLADLVARHGALDVVVAFGVLGDQDRAERDVAHALAVVHTDFVAQVSVVSHLARLLRPLRGGRLVVFSSIAGARVRRANYVYGSAKAGLDGFASGLADALHGSGVRLLLVRPGFVVGRMTAGMSPAPLASTPAQVADAVAAGLAAGREVVWVPGALRALAAAMAVTPRSVWRRAPR; from the coding sequence ATGACGGCGGACCGCGGGGTGGACCCCGTGCTGGTGCTGGGCGGGCGCAGCGAGATCGGGCTCGAGGTGGCCGACCGGCTCGTGCGCGCCGGCGCCCGGACGGTCGTCCTGGCTGCACGCCGGTCCGGTGAGCTGACCGCCGAGACCGCTCGGTTGGAGGACCTCGGCGCCACCGTCGAGACGGTGGAGTTCGACGCCGACGACCTGCCGTCGCACGGGCCGCTGCTCGCCGACCTCGTCGCCCGGCACGGTGCGCTGGACGTGGTCGTCGCGTTCGGGGTCCTCGGGGACCAGGACCGCGCCGAGCGCGACGTCGCGCACGCCCTCGCCGTCGTGCACACCGACTTCGTCGCGCAGGTCAGCGTCGTGTCCCACCTGGCGCGCCTGTTGCGGCCCCTGCGCGGTGGGCGGCTCGTCGTGTTCTCCTCCATCGCCGGGGCCCGGGTGCGGCGCGCGAACTACGTCTACGGCTCGGCCAAGGCCGGCCTGGACGGGTTCGCCTCCGGCCTCGCGGACGCGCTCCACGGCAGCGGGGTCCGGCTGCTGCTCGTCCGGCCGGGGTTCGTCGTCGGCCGGATGACGGCGGGGATGTCGCCGGCGCCGCTCGCCAGTACGCCCGCCCAGGTGGCCGACGCCGTGGCCGCCGGGCTGGCCGCGGGTCGGGAGGTGGTGTGGGTGCCGGGGGCCTTGCGCGCGCTGGCCGCGGCCATGGCCGTCACCCCGCGGTCGGTGTGGCGGCGCGCACCCCGGTGA
- a CDS encoding SDR family NAD(P)-dependent oxidoreductase, with protein sequence MDLELAGRVALVTGGDSGIGWHTARLLLEEGAKVAITDVDADSLEAAAAKLPGDVLAVAADLTDPDDVARLHREVVVGVGDPDVLVHAAGVTGAQGLFHEIDEEGWRSTLEIDFFSAVRVVRTFLDGMRGKGWGRIVLLASEDAVQPYSDELPYCAAKAAVLSLVKGLSKTYGGEGILVNAVSPAFISTPMTDKMMEKRSSELGVSVEEAITSFLDEERPFMELKRRGEPEEVAAVIAFLASERASFVNGSNYRVDSGSVATI encoded by the coding sequence ATGGATCTCGAACTCGCGGGACGCGTCGCCCTGGTCACGGGCGGCGATTCCGGTATCGGTTGGCACACAGCGCGTCTGCTCCTGGAGGAGGGCGCGAAGGTCGCGATCACCGACGTGGACGCGGACTCGCTGGAGGCGGCGGCGGCGAAGCTGCCCGGGGACGTCCTCGCCGTCGCCGCGGACCTGACCGACCCCGACGACGTCGCCCGGTTGCACCGCGAGGTCGTCGTGGGCGTGGGTGACCCCGACGTCCTCGTCCACGCCGCGGGCGTCACCGGCGCTCAGGGGCTCTTCCACGAGATCGACGAGGAGGGCTGGCGCTCCACCCTCGAGATCGACTTCTTCTCCGCCGTCCGGGTGGTCCGCACGTTCCTCGACGGGATGCGCGGCAAGGGCTGGGGGCGGATCGTCCTGCTCGCCTCCGAGGACGCCGTCCAGCCGTACTCCGACGAACTGCCGTACTGCGCGGCCAAGGCCGCGGTGCTGAGCCTGGTCAAGGGGTTGTCGAAGACGTACGGCGGTGAGGGGATCCTCGTCAACGCCGTGTCCCCGGCGTTCATCTCCACCCCGATGACCGACAAGATGATGGAGAAGCGCTCCTCCGAACTCGGGGTCAGCGTCGAGGAAGCCATCACCAGCTTCCTGGACGAGGAACGCCCGTTCATGGAGCTGAAGCGGCGCGGGGAACCGGAGGAGGTCGCCGCGGTCATCGCGTTCCTGGCCTCCGAACGGGCCAGTTTCGTCAACGGCAGCAACTACCGCGTCGACTCCGGGTCCGTCGCCACCATCTAG
- a CDS encoding 3-oxoacyl-ACP reductase — translation MAGASGGDPYGAFVRTGPGKFLAARTGLPRPPRLRRYEEGQDLLTGPALVTGLTGATHVDAVRDALRSAGAEFDDAGTGSPGALVVDASGLRTVDQLAGLLATAADFKRTRGRVLVLSAVPSDVADPEGRAVQQGLEGFVRSLAKEARGGTTVNLLRVAEGATSALRSAVEFFCSARSAYVDGQPIVVGPGEPHPVRDHRVAVVTGAAQGIGAATAEVLARSGHHVVCVDIAASGQKLATVANRVGGSTLHLDVTADSAPRTLAEHLADRFDGADVVVHNAGITRDRSFVNLDEAAWGSVLAVNLGAPIRLTTALLDHPGALAPGARFVCLSSMNGIAGAKGQTNYATSKAGLVGLVQALAGPLSERGFAVNAVAPGFIETPMTAAMPPVPRELGRRTSSLQQGGLPVDVAETIAWLARPDAAGVDGQVLRVCGQNLLGA, via the coding sequence ATGGCCGGCGCGAGCGGCGGCGACCCGTACGGCGCCTTCGTCCGCACCGGGCCCGGGAAGTTCCTGGCGGCCCGCACCGGCCTGCCGCGGCCTCCGCGCCTGCGCCGGTACGAGGAGGGGCAGGACCTGCTGACCGGTCCCGCTCTCGTCACCGGGCTCACCGGAGCCACCCACGTCGACGCCGTCCGCGACGCGCTGCGGTCCGCCGGGGCGGAGTTCGACGACGCGGGGACCGGGAGCCCGGGGGCCCTGGTCGTCGACGCGTCCGGGCTGCGGACCGTCGACCAGCTCGCCGGGCTCCTCGCCACCGCTGCGGACTTCAAGCGCACCCGCGGCCGGGTCCTCGTGCTGTCCGCCGTCCCGTCGGACGTGGCGGACCCCGAGGGACGCGCCGTCCAGCAGGGACTGGAGGGTTTCGTCCGCAGCCTCGCCAAGGAGGCCCGCGGCGGCACGACCGTGAACCTCCTGCGCGTCGCCGAGGGGGCCACGTCCGCCCTGCGCAGCGCGGTGGAGTTCTTCTGCTCGGCCCGTTCCGCCTACGTCGACGGTCAGCCGATCGTCGTCGGGCCCGGGGAGCCGCACCCCGTGCGGGACCACCGCGTCGCCGTCGTCACCGGTGCGGCGCAGGGGATCGGCGCGGCCACGGCCGAGGTGCTGGCCCGGTCCGGGCACCACGTCGTCTGCGTCGACATCGCCGCCTCCGGGCAGAAGCTCGCCACCGTCGCCAACCGCGTCGGCGGGTCGACGCTGCACCTGGACGTCACGGCCGACAGCGCCCCGCGGACGCTCGCCGAGCACCTCGCCGACCGGTTCGACGGTGCCGACGTCGTCGTGCACAACGCCGGCATCACCCGTGACCGCTCGTTCGTCAACCTCGACGAGGCCGCCTGGGGTTCCGTGCTCGCCGTGAACCTCGGTGCGCCGATCCGCCTCACCACCGCCCTCCTGGACCACCCCGGGGCCCTGGCGCCGGGGGCGCGGTTCGTGTGCCTGTCCTCGATGAACGGCATCGCCGGGGCCAAGGGGCAGACGAACTACGCGACGAGCAAGGCGGGTCTGGTCGGGCTCGTCCAGGCGCTCGCCGGTCCGCTGTCCGAACGGGGTTTCGCCGTCAACGCCGTGGCGCCCGGTTTCATCGAGACCCCGATGACGGCCGCCATGCCGCCCGTCCCGCGCGAACTCGGTCGGCGGACCTCCAGCCTGCAGCAGGGCGGCCTGCCGGTCGACGTCGCCGAGACGATCGCCTGGCTGGCCCGGCCCGACGCGGCGGGCGTGGACGGCCAGGTGCTGCGCGTGTGCGGCCAGAACCTCCTGGGGGCGTGA
- a CDS encoding tautomerase family protein: MAQFKVYGRADVLRPARAGLSDLLHRAAVEVLGLPEAKRFHRFFPMDPEDFPTPEGRTHRYTVVEVVMFPGRSVATKKAFLRRLFADAQAQLDLDPVDLEVVVLEPPRHDWGIRGLPGDELDLTYRVDV, encoded by the coding sequence GTGGCCCAGTTCAAGGTCTACGGCCGGGCCGACGTGCTGCGCCCCGCACGCGCAGGACTGTCCGACCTGCTGCACCGCGCCGCCGTGGAGGTCCTCGGCCTGCCGGAGGCGAAGCGCTTCCACCGGTTCTTCCCGATGGACCCCGAGGACTTCCCCACCCCCGAGGGCCGGACGCACCGGTACACGGTCGTCGAGGTCGTCATGTTCCCCGGCCGCAGCGTGGCGACGAAGAAGGCGTTCCTGCGGCGCCTGTTCGCCGACGCGCAGGCCCAGCTCGACCTGGACCCGGTGGACCTGGAGGTCGTGGTCCTGGAACCCCCGCGCCACGACTGGGGCATCCGCGGCCTGCCGGGCGACGAGCTCGACCTGACGTACCGCGTCGACGTCTGA
- a CDS encoding MBL fold metallo-hydrolase — MATTTATAVLDEAHVGPMDNVAYVVQCRSTGRRLLVDAAAEPETLLALVEEALDVVVTTHRHHDHVGALAAVVEATGARTAAGTEDADELPLPVQQRLEHGDVLRVGDVLLEVVHLRGHTPGSVALLLRDPDGPDHVFTGDSLFPGGVGNTSGDPARFTRLLTDVTERLFDVLTDDTVVHPGHGAPTTIGAERPHLAQWRERGW; from the coding sequence ATGGCCACCACCACCGCCACCGCCGTCCTCGACGAGGCCCACGTCGGCCCGATGGACAACGTCGCCTACGTCGTGCAGTGCCGCAGCACCGGGCGCCGGCTCCTCGTCGACGCGGCGGCCGAACCCGAGACGCTGCTGGCGCTCGTCGAGGAGGCCCTCGACGTCGTCGTCACCACCCACCGCCACCACGACCACGTCGGCGCGCTCGCCGCCGTCGTCGAGGCCACCGGGGCGCGGACCGCCGCGGGCACCGAGGACGCCGACGAGCTGCCGCTGCCGGTGCAGCAGCGGCTCGAGCACGGTGACGTGCTGCGCGTCGGGGACGTGCTGCTCGAGGTCGTCCACCTGCGCGGCCACACGCCCGGGTCCGTCGCCCTGCTGCTGCGCGACCCCGACGGCCCCGACCACGTCTTCACGGGCGACTCGCTGTTCCCCGGCGGGGTGGGGAACACCTCCGGCGACCCCGCCAGGTTCACGCGACTGCTCACCGACGTGACGGAACGGCTGTTCGACGTCCTGACCGACGACACCGTCGTGCACCCCGGCCACGGCGCGCCCACGACGATCGGCGCCGAACGCCCCCACCTGGCGCAGTGGCGAGAACGCGGCTGGTGA
- a CDS encoding MaoC family dehydratase, producing the protein MDTRELTAPPSFPALYARSLLHRPTRRLDFPRTRVVLRDQRFDPGRLTEFCRLTGFPVRDEVPLPFPQVAGFGLQVDLMVREPFPFSVVGVLHVQQEFEQTRAIGVGERFDLSVRAVGMLPHRRGATVELRTELTVAGQRAPVWTGRSRYLARGVDWPGIPRDAARLDAPAGQGTLWRVPADLGRRYGAVSGDLNPVHVSPLTARAFGFRRAIAHGMWTASRALADLGGPALGAARYEVDFGSPLHLPSTVRHVARREGDGWSSAVRSRDGSKVHLATRLR; encoded by the coding sequence ATGGACACCCGCGAACTCACCGCGCCACCGTCCTTCCCGGCGCTCTACGCCCGGTCCCTGCTGCACCGGCCCACCCGGCGGCTGGACTTCCCCCGCACCCGGGTCGTGCTGCGGGACCAGCGCTTCGACCCCGGCCGGCTGACGGAGTTCTGCCGCCTCACGGGGTTCCCCGTCCGGGACGAGGTGCCGCTGCCGTTCCCCCAGGTCGCGGGTTTCGGCCTCCAGGTCGACCTCATGGTCCGCGAGCCGTTCCCCTTCTCCGTCGTGGGCGTCCTGCACGTGCAGCAGGAGTTCGAGCAGACGCGCGCGATCGGCGTCGGCGAGCGGTTCGACCTGTCCGTGCGGGCGGTCGGGATGCTCCCGCACCGCCGCGGGGCGACCGTCGAGCTGCGCACCGAGCTCACCGTCGCCGGACAGCGGGCCCCCGTCTGGACCGGGCGGAGCCGGTACCTCGCCCGGGGCGTGGACTGGCCGGGGATCCCGCGCGACGCCGCCCGGCTGGACGCCCCGGCGGGCCAGGGGACGCTCTGGCGCGTCCCCGCCGACCTCGGCCGCCGGTACGGCGCCGTCAGCGGGGACCTGAACCCCGTCCACGTCTCCCCGCTCACCGCCCGCGCGTTCGGGTTCCGCCGGGCCATCGCGCACGGCATGTGGACCGCCTCCCGTGCCCTGGCCGACCTGGGCGGTCCGGCCCTCGGGGCCGCACGGTACGAGGTGGACTTCGGATCCCCCCTGCACCTGCCGTCCACCGTCCGGCACGTCGCGCGGCGCGAGGGCGACGGGTGGAGCAGCGCCGTCCGCAGTCGGGACGGGAGCAAGGTGCACCTGGCGACCCGGCTGCGCTGA